From the Cyanobium sp. M30B3 genome, the window AGCACCCTCACCGCCTCGCTGTTCGATGGCTGGGAGCGGGCCGCGGCGGCGCGGTTCTCGTTTCTACTGGGTTTGCCGGCTATCACCCTGGCCGGCCTGGTGGAGCTCAAAGGCGCCCTGGAGGCCCCGGCCAATGGCGGCGCGATCCCCCTGCTGGTGGGGATTCTCTCGGCGGCGGTGGTCTCGTGGCTGGCGATCGCCTGGCTGCTGCGCTTCCTGCAGCGCCACAGCACCTGGATCTTCGTGGCCTACCGCCTGGCCTTCGGGGTGGCCATCCTGCTCTGGCTGCGCGCCACAGTGGAGGGGTAGAGCTCCAGGGCAGCGCCGCCGCCGATGTGGAACGAACCCTCCGCCGGAATTGCCGTCGTCGAGCCCGCCGATGGCAGTGCGCCCCGGCTGCCCCAGCCGGCCGTGGTGGCCACGGTGGAACCGGGCTCGATCGGCGAGGAGCTGGGCTTCCAGCCCGGCGACAGGCTGCTGAGCATCAACGGCCAGCGCCCCCGCGACCTGATCGACCTGCAGTTTCTGGTGGGCGACGAGGAGCTGGTGCTGGAGGTGGAAGACCCCGACGGCAGCCTCCATACGGTGGAGATCGAGAAGGACCTCGACGAGGGCCTGGGCCTGGGCTTCACCGAGGCCCTGTTCGATGGGCTCAGGCAGTGCAACAACGCCTGCCCCTTCTGCTTCATCGACCAGCAGCCACCGGGGAAGCGCCGCAGCCTCTACCTCAAGGACGACGACTACCGGCTCAGCTTTCTCTACGGCTCCTACCTCACCCTCACCAACCTCACTGAGGCCGACTGGCGCCGCATCGAGACCCAGCGCCTCTCGCCCCTGTTCGTGTCGGTGCACGCCACCGAGCCCGAGCTGCGCAGCCGCCTGCTGGTGAATCCGCGCGCCGGCCTGCTGCTGGAGCAGCTGCGCTGGTTCCAGCAGCGGGATCTGCAGATCCACGCCCAGGTGGTGGTGTGCCCCGGGCTCAACGACGGAGCGGCCCTGGAGCGCACGTTGCGCGATCTGGCCGGCTTTGCCGGCGGCGACTGGCCGGCGGTGCTCTCGGCAGCCGTGGTGCCCGTGGGCCTCACCCGCTTCCGGCCGCCTGGCGATGACCTGGTGCCGGTGGACCGGGCGGCGGCCCGGGCCGTGATCGCCCTGGTGGAGCCGCTGCAGGCGGAGTTCCAGCAGCGCCTGGGCAGCCGCTTCGCCTGGCTCTCCGATGAGTGGTACCTGATCGCTGGCCTGCCCCTGCCGCCGCGCGCCAGCTACGAGGATCTGCCCCAGCAGGAAAACGGTGTGGGCAGCATCCGGGCCTTCCTCGAGGAGCTGGATCGGGCCACCGCTGTCCTGCCAGGGCGCATCGCGCGGCCCCGGCGTCTCAGTTGGGTGGTGGGCCAGCTGGTCGCCGAGGCGCTGCAGCCCGTGGTGCGGAGGCTCAATGCCATCGAGGGCCTGGAGCTGAGCCTGCATGGACTGCCCAGTCCCTACTGGGGGCAGGAGCAGGTGGTCACCGGGCTGCTCACCGGTTCCGACCTGCAGGAAGGGCTCAGGGGGCGGGATCTCGGCCAGGGATTGCTGCTGCCAGCGGTCACCCTGCGCCAGGGGGAGCCTATGTTTCTGGATGACATGTCCCTGGCGGAGCTGGAACAGGCACTTGAGATTCCCATCCATCCGGTGGGTGGTGCGGCTGACCTGGTGGCTGTCTGTTGCGCATCCTTCAATTCTCCAGGAGATCCTTAAACTCCCACCACAAGCTCAAGCAAGGCGTGCCCCTCTCCGCTACCCGACTGGCCCTGGTCAGCGTGCTGGGTCTTCCCCTGCTCACGCCGCCTGTACTGGCCCAACAGTCTGAAGCAGCAGTCTCAGCCCCGGAAGACAGCCCCGCGCCGCTCAGCCAACAACCCCAGCCCCAGTCCCAGTCCCTCCCCCTGGCCCCGGACGTCAAGGGGGAGCGGCCGCGGGTCAATCCCAAGCTGGTCCCCCCCGCCGCCACTGAACTGCCCCAGCCTCTGGATGGCCTGGCAGCTCCCGCCCCCCTGGCGCTGCCAGTCCGTCCCGACCAGGTCACGATCAAGGAACTCCGCCCCCTCACCCTGGCCCAGGTGGAGACGCTGGCTGAGGTCAATAACCCCAATCTCAAGGCGATCGCCAGTCAGGTGGATCAGGCCCAGAGCAACCTGCGCGCGCAGATTGCACAGTGGTACCCGACGATCGACCTTGACGCGGGTTCCGCTTTTCCCCGGTTCAGCGCCGGCTCGTCCAGGGTGACCC encodes:
- a CDS encoding TIGR03279 family radical SAM protein; this encodes MWNEPSAGIAVVEPADGSAPRLPQPAVVATVEPGSIGEELGFQPGDRLLSINGQRPRDLIDLQFLVGDEELVLEVEDPDGSLHTVEIEKDLDEGLGLGFTEALFDGLRQCNNACPFCFIDQQPPGKRRSLYLKDDDYRLSFLYGSYLTLTNLTEADWRRIETQRLSPLFVSVHATEPELRSRLLVNPRAGLLLEQLRWFQQRDLQIHAQVVVCPGLNDGAALERTLRDLAGFAGGDWPAVLSAAVVPVGLTRFRPPGDDLVPVDRAAARAVIALVEPLQAEFQQRLGSRFAWLSDEWYLIAGLPLPPRASYEDLPQQENGVGSIRAFLEELDRATAVLPGRIARPRRLSWVVGQLVAEALQPVVRRLNAIEGLELSLHGLPSPYWGQEQVVTGLLTGSDLQEGLRGRDLGQGLLLPAVTLRQGEPMFLDDMSLAELEQALEIPIHPVGGAADLVAVCCASFNSPGDP